The following are from one region of the Entelurus aequoreus isolate RoL-2023_Sb linkage group LG17, RoL_Eaeq_v1.1, whole genome shotgun sequence genome:
- the LOC133632511 gene encoding zinc finger protein 436-like produces the protein MDDYCYAKMATSGKREHERESLTEKKTKYEDVQQLIGHPEELPPQSEGKSSTLKQETPQPPCIKKEEEELCITQEGECLLGREEADYTKLPLTVVSVKTEDDEEKPQLDNLLTPLPDREVEKLLSSDTDCEDVQKLIGQSEELPPQLGGNSTLKQETPQPPCIKKEEGELCITQEGECLLGPQEADLTKLPLTVVSVKTEDDEEKPQPDNLLAPLSDSEAEDEAEEPLSSETDCEGDMRTHTDSKHSTKKRGKRRYSCSVCGKGFSQKSLLTRHMRTHTGEKPFKCSVCGKSFSQKGHLIEHMRTHTGEKTFNCLDCCKSFTRKSHLTQHMRSHTGEKPFKCSVCGKSFSQKIRLTEHTRTHTGEKPFNCSVCGKSFPRNSNVTQHMRTHTGEKPFKCSVCGKSFPHKTNLIQHMRTHTGEKTYICSVCGKIFSRKNNMIQHMTTHTG, from the exons atggacgactactgctatgctaagatggcgacgtccggtaaaagagaacatgaaagagaatcactaACGGAGAAAAAGACGAAGTATGAAG acgtccagcagctgattggtcatccaGAAGAACTTCCCCCTCAGTCGGAAGGgaagagctccactttgaagcaggagactccacaacccccctgcattaaaaaggaagaggaggaactctgcatcactcaggagggagagtgtcttctaggaagagaggaagctgattacaccaagttgccactgactgttgtctctgtgaagactgaagatgatgaagagaaaccacaactaGACAACCTCTTAACTCCACTACCAGATAGGGAGGTTGAAAAacttttgagcagcgatacagactgtgaag acgtccagaAGCTGATTGGTCAGTCAGAAGAACttccccctcagttagggggaaactccactttgaagcaggagactccacaaccaccctgcattaaaaaggaagagggggaactctgcatcactcaggagggagagtgtcttctaggaccgcaggaggctgatctcaccaagttgccactgactgttgtctctgtgaagactgaagatgatgaagagaaaccacaaccaGACAACCTTTTAGCTCCACTCTcggatagtgaggctgaagatgaggctgaagaacctttgagcagcgaaacagactgtgaaggtgatatgaggactcacactgacagcaaacactctacaaagaagagaggaaAAAGACGTtatagctgctcagtttgtggtaaaggCTTTTCTCAAAAGAGccttttgactcgacacatgagaacacatacgggagaaaaaccatttaagtgctcagtttgtggtaaaagcttttcccAAAAAGGACATTTgattgaacacatgagaacacacacaggagaaaaaacatttaattgcttAGATTGTTGTAAAAGCTTTACTAGAAAGAGCCATTTGACCCAACACATGAgatcgcacacaggagaaaaaccgttTAAGTGTTCCGTGTGCGGTAAAAGTTTTTCGCAAAAGATCCGTTTGACTGAACAcacgagaacgcacacaggagaaaaaccgtttaattgttcagtttgcggtaaaagcTTTCCTCGAAACAGCAacgtgactcaacacatgagaacacacacaggcgaaaaaccatttaaatgctccgtttgtggtaaaagctttcctCATAAGACCAATTTaattcaacacatgagaacacacacaggagaaaaaacatatatttgttcagtttgtggtaaaatctTTTCTCGAAAGAACAATATGATTCAACACATGACGACACACACGGGATAA